One Spirochaetota bacterium DNA segment encodes these proteins:
- a CDS encoding glycerol-3-phosphate dehydrogenase/oxidase: MKRFIEENVKESFDCIIIGGGITGAAVAYEAASRGLKVALLEKNDFGWATSAATSKLIHGGLRYLNYLEFGLVRESLRERRILENIAPNFVYPFPFMIPNYNRIETNRWIFKIGMILYDILSYDKGFTWDKSKKIPLHFTLSKQKALEEEPNIRPEGLKAATVYYDCQSIFPERLTLAFIKSAVQYGARVANYAEVVNFIYSNNSISGVIVHDTLKGKEVTIKGSLVINCGGPWADIILKKAENGDTKHQIRRSEGIHIITKPMVNKYAVGLMPRKGRHFFLIPWRGYSLIGTTDKEYIGNPDEYKVTKQSIQELLDDVNSAFGDGKLSFKDIKFAYGGLRPLVEDQVEGTYQSSRRYEIYDNADEGINGLITVEGGKYTTSRNLAVSVMKLVQKKLQRKLPPSFSHSRYLSGCEIKDLEAFFKKAFTTYSSLSKNTIEVCAKYYGTELDALMQLAHSNKKYKEIVTHDGEILAEVVYAIRNEMARTLSDIVFRRTGICTAGNPGDDILHLVAETAAKELKWDQKELKKQLKAVQQQLLLPD; encoded by the coding sequence ATGAAACGATTTATTGAAGAAAACGTAAAGGAATCATTTGACTGTATAATTATTGGCGGGGGCATTACCGGTGCTGCTGTTGCCTATGAGGCTGCATCACGAGGTTTGAAGGTTGCACTGCTTGAAAAGAATGATTTTGGCTGGGCAACATCTGCTGCAACGTCAAAACTCATCCATGGAGGATTGCGTTACCTCAATTATCTTGAATTTGGCCTAGTACGCGAATCATTGCGAGAACGCCGTATACTGGAAAATATTGCACCAAACTTTGTATATCCTTTCCCATTCATGATACCCAATTATAACAGGATTGAAACAAATAGGTGGATTTTTAAAATTGGAATGATTTTGTATGATATCCTTTCCTATGACAAAGGGTTTACATGGGATAAATCCAAAAAAATACCCTTGCATTTTACACTGAGTAAACAAAAAGCACTAGAAGAAGAACCAAATATTCGTCCTGAAGGATTGAAAGCTGCAACGGTATACTACGATTGTCAGAGCATTTTCCCTGAACGCCTGACTTTAGCATTTATTAAATCTGCAGTACAGTATGGTGCCAGAGTAGCTAATTACGCCGAGGTTGTGAATTTTATATATTCAAATAACTCCATATCAGGAGTTATCGTACATGATACACTTAAAGGTAAAGAAGTGACCATTAAGGGTTCACTTGTCATCAACTGCGGAGGCCCATGGGCTGATATTATTTTGAAAAAAGCTGAAAATGGAGATACAAAACATCAGATACGGCGTTCTGAAGGTATTCACATAATTACCAAACCTATGGTGAATAAATATGCCGTTGGGCTTATGCCACGCAAAGGCCGTCATTTCTTCCTGATTCCCTGGCGGGGATATTCACTTATAGGTACCACAGATAAAGAGTACATTGGTAATCCTGATGAATATAAAGTCACCAAACAGAGCATCCAAGAGCTACTTGATGATGTGAACAGCGCATTTGGTGATGGGAAATTATCTTTTAAGGATATTAAATTTGCCTATGGCGGATTGCGCCCACTGGTTGAAGACCAGGTAGAAGGGACGTATCAATCATCTCGTCGATATGAGATATATGATAATGCTGATGAGGGAATTAATGGTCTTATTACCGTGGAAGGTGGTAAGTACACAACCAGCCGAAACCTTGCAGTGAGTGTGATGAAGCTTGTGCAGAAAAAATTACAACGAAAGCTCCCACCTTCTTTTTCCCATTCGCGCTATTTATCTGGATGTGAAATTAAAGACCTTGAAGCTTTCTTTAAAAAAGCATTCACTACATACTCATCACTGAGCAAAAATACTATTGAAGTGTGTGCAAAATATTACGGTACAGAGCTTGATGCATTAATGCAGTTAGCACATTCAAATAAAAAGTATAAAGAGATAGTTACTCATGATGGCGAGATCCTTGCTGAGGTTGTCTATGCAATACGCAATGAGATGGCACGCACCTTATCCGATATTGTGTTCAGGCGCACTGGTATTTGTACTGCTGGAAATCCCGGGGATGATATTCTTCATTTAGTAGCAGAAACCGCTGCAAAAGAATTGAAATGGGATCAAAAAGAATTAAAAAAACAGCTTAAAGCTGTACAGCAACAGTTATTACTGCCTGATTAA
- a CDS encoding FadR family transcriptional regulator has translation MKKNTLGKIQKNTLHQQIVSLLAKRIINELQPGDKLPSERDIAADLDVNRATVREALKKLETLGLIEIRHGEGIFIKDYLSSGNLELFKMMIYLNDTIPFSILQNLLEIRMIIVPQMAAIASQKINKEEIKLFESIVASNDSILEKDLAVHQLIAKASRNMLYIFLLNFFNQIFRDFGYLYFENPQNQKRSQKFHRDLLEAFKANDSKKAYAITYSVLEYTQEQIYSYYSQIYPDKG, from the coding sequence ATGAAAAAAAATACTTTAGGGAAAATACAAAAAAACACCCTCCACCAGCAGATAGTTTCTCTGCTTGCAAAGCGCATTATAAATGAGTTACAACCTGGTGATAAGCTGCCATCGGAACGGGACATTGCTGCTGATCTTGATGTGAATCGCGCAACAGTTCGAGAGGCATTGAAAAAACTTGAAACACTGGGGCTTATTGAAATACGGCATGGAGAAGGAATATTCATAAAAGACTACCTTTCAAGTGGTAATCTTGAGCTTTTCAAGATGATGATATACCTAAATGATACCATTCCCTTTTCAATTCTGCAAAATCTCCTTGAAATACGCATGATTATTGTTCCACAGATGGCTGCAATTGCTTCACAAAAAATCAATAAAGAAGAAATCAAACTTTTTGAATCAATTGTTGCAAGTAATGACTCTATCCTTGAAAAAGACTTAGCTGTTCATCAGCTCATTGCAAAAGCCAGCAGGAATATGCTGTATATTTTTCTTTTAAATTTTTTCAACCAGATATTCAGGGATTTTGGCTATCTGTATTTTGAAAATCCCCAGAATCAGAAGCGTTCACAAAAATTTCACCGTGACCTCCTTGAAGCATTCAAAGCCAATGATAGCAAAAAAGCTTATGCAATTACATATAGTGTTCTGGAATATACTCAGGAACAAATTTATTCATACTATTCACAAATTTATCCAGATAAGGGGTAA
- the galK gene encoding galactokinase: MPSIIDKVITFHREHFPKSTNYMLFVSPGRINIIGEHIDYNGGTVLPAAIDKYIYICLSRNNDGIIRFVSSSHKEMGEVSINNIHSSVTLAHAQNKWWIYPFGACVLSQIEFDSGWDCSFYSTLPVGAGMSSSASITVGTLYALYTIYNIKIKNTDLALKAQKVEWDFANVKCGIMDQMAIINGKKDHALMLNTQNLVCSLIPIDTAAVRFVLVNSGVKHSLRESGYNDRRRECERATIMLKKAGFAIEYLCDCSVDDLAPIQDILPPTEYKRAYHVITEHHRVHQFAEQIQQYNLSKAGELLYKSHECLSVYYQVSIPLIDEMVEWASTIDGVYGSRLMGGGFGGCTVSMVALFAVEHFKRAIAQKFKNKENRVPEIYECTIEDGVHQIQ, from the coding sequence ATGCCATCTATCATAGATAAAGTCATCACTTTTCACAGAGAACACTTCCCAAAATCAACCAACTATATGCTCTTTGTTTCCCCTGGCCGCATAAATATTATTGGTGAACATATTGATTACAATGGTGGAACTGTTTTGCCCGCTGCTATCGATAAATACATATACATATGTCTTTCACGAAATAATGACGGCATTATAAGGTTTGTATCTTCAAGCCACAAAGAAATGGGGGAGGTATCAATAAATAATATTCATTCATCCGTTACATTGGCACATGCTCAGAATAAATGGTGGATATACCCTTTTGGCGCCTGTGTGCTTAGCCAAATTGAATTTGATTCAGGTTGGGATTGTAGTTTTTACAGTACTTTACCCGTTGGTGCTGGAATGTCAAGTTCAGCATCTATAACCGTGGGTACTTTATACGCATTGTATACAATATATAACATAAAAATAAAGAATACCGACCTTGCGTTGAAAGCTCAGAAGGTTGAATGGGATTTTGCGAATGTTAAATGCGGCATTATGGATCAGATGGCTATTATAAATGGCAAAAAGGACCATGCACTCATGCTTAATACACAAAATTTAGTATGTAGCCTCATCCCAATCGACACTGCAGCTGTCAGGTTTGTACTGGTCAACAGTGGCGTAAAACACAGTCTGCGTGAATCAGGTTATAATGACCGCAGGCGTGAATGCGAACGAGCTACAATTATGCTAAAAAAAGCAGGTTTTGCTATAGAATATCTGTGCGATTGCAGTGTCGATGACCTTGCGCCAATTCAGGACATCCTGCCCCCAACCGAATACAAACGTGCATACCACGTTATTACTGAACATCACCGCGTCCATCAATTTGCAGAACAAATTCAACAGTATAATCTCTCAAAAGCAGGAGAGCTGCTTTACAAGTCACATGAGTGCCTAAGTGTGTATTACCAAGTCAGTATCCCTCTTATTGATGAAATGGTTGAATGGGCATCTACTATTGATGGAGTATATGGTTCACGGCTCATGGGCGGTGGATTTGGTGGCTGTACTGTAAGTATGGTGGCTTTATTTGCCGTTGAACATTTTAAAAGAGCTATCGCCCAAAAATTTAAAAATAAAGAAAATAGAGTGCCCGAAATTTACGAATGCACCATTGAAGACGGCGTCCATCAGATTCAATAA